In a single window of the Caproicibacterium sp. BJN0003 genome:
- a CDS encoding SdpI family protein, with translation MISCVWIFTLIMDLLFPIVMIILGNKYIKKVPDDMNGSDGHKTSMARKNRDTWEFAHHHDGKLLRIAGWIMLVFSLIVMLFAIKEDTQIVEKLGTCLFILQIVVLFGCVALTERALRKVFDENGNRR, from the coding sequence TTGATTAGTTGTGTTTGGATTTTTACTTTGATTATGGATTTATTGTTTCCAATCGTTATGATTATCCTTGGAAACAAGTACATAAAAAAAGTTCCAGATGATATGAATGGTAGCGACGGACATAAAACATCTATGGCAAGGAAAAATCGCGATACATGGGAGTTTGCACATCATCATGACGGGAAGTTGTTGCGTATTGCAGGCTGGATTATGCTTGTGTTTTCTCTTATTGTTATGCTATTTGCAATTAAAGAAGATACCCAAATTGTAGAAAAACTGGGCACATGCCTTTTTATATTACAAATCGTCGTTTTATTTGGTTGTGTTGCATTGACCGAGAGAGCATTACGTAAAGTATTTGACGAAAATGGTAACAGAAGATAA
- a CDS encoding zinc-binding dehydrogenase has translation MRLLSQSGYTKITTLSRKKQEKELLLSLGAKEVLYPEDVIPEKLKPLGKQRFHYVLDTVGGNVASTLIPQIFYGGSISMRGNAGGIKMETTVLPFILRGVNILGIDSVNYPIQKRSRMRK, from the coding sequence ATTCGGCTTTTATCGCAAAGCGGCTACACAAAAATCACTACACTAAGCCGTAAAAAACAAGAGAAAGAGCTGCTTTTATCGCTTGGTGCGAAAGAGGTTTTGTACCCGGAAGATGTGATACCTGAGAAGTTAAAACCTTTGGGGAAACAGCGGTTCCATTATGTGCTTGATACGGTTGGCGGTAATGTGGCATCTACACTCATTCCACAAATATTCTATGGCGGAAGCATCAGTATGCGTGGCAATGCCGGGGGAATTAAAATGGAAACGACTGTGCTGCCGTTCATACTCCGTGGTGTTAATATACTTGGAATTGATTCCGTAAATTACCCTATCCAAAAACGCTCCCGCATGCGTAAGTAG
- a CDS encoding alpha/beta fold hydrolase gives MKGKNKSKIVMVVSLIFVFLFMSIASYFNSGCGTVSVRNIYYPDSNGNVLRAQLFIPNGVSADKRAPAILNMHGGGDNLECVGNFSSELARRGYVVLSVDEYGSGFSDYVTGNIATGAGGSKENKSKTTAMDGGASTSLKQLLSYDFVDQDNIGLIGHSMGGSYITNAALQYSDHIKAIMPWGSGSFLDLLKKTKSEDYKFSVGYLNGKNDEMIIFSTHLDNTGELMQQDFMKKFFNTDKDIVAGQVYGSFDQKDARVIYTPTTSHIGNLVCSESVSCLLSFFESAMPTGTNMVSTSQIWQFKEGFDLLAILALLCFAVSFGYVLFSGKLFGSLVYEGKTSSVKMNKPLKWVGIILLIAIPMITLYSIGLPLTTIKSNQFFPMDWSNYFVWLTLINAAIILVLFLIWHFAYGKKHGGSLQSYGILNDNVNWKQIVKSAGFAVAIVFAIYVIVNSCYSLFNIDFRFWIFAIKPITTARLAYILGYLLLLLVSFGILNVASVSFAGLSTDDDSKLGVLKQYVIGWLIGAAGFTIIVVIYYMGLKFNHYPPFFYGFGPFPQGHPNSLVFSMKLITIVPQFTFASILNTAFYRKTKNVYVGSFVAALLLAMIAVTGNAFTY, from the coding sequence ATGAAGGGCAAAAACAAAAGCAAAATTGTTATGGTAGTTTCTCTTATTTTTGTATTTCTGTTCATGTCCATTGCGTCTTACTTTAATTCAGGATGCGGTACGGTTTCTGTAAGAAATATCTATTATCCGGATAGTAACGGGAATGTGCTGAGAGCACAGTTGTTTATCCCTAACGGTGTTTCTGCAGACAAGCGTGCTCCGGCTATTCTCAACATGCACGGCGGTGGAGACAATCTTGAATGCGTAGGAAACTTCAGCTCAGAATTGGCGCGGAGAGGTTATGTCGTACTCAGCGTTGATGAATATGGCAGTGGCTTTTCTGACTATGTAACAGGCAATATCGCAACAGGAGCAGGAGGCTCCAAAGAGAATAAATCGAAGACAACTGCAATGGATGGCGGCGCGTCAACCAGCTTAAAGCAATTGCTTTCTTACGATTTTGTCGATCAGGACAATATTGGGCTGATTGGCCATTCTATGGGTGGATCCTATATTACCAATGCCGCACTGCAATATTCCGATCACATCAAAGCGATTATGCCTTGGGGTTCCGGCTCTTTCCTGGATTTACTTAAGAAAACCAAGTCTGAAGACTATAAGTTCAGTGTTGGATACTTAAATGGCAAAAATGATGAAATGATTATATTCTCCACTCATCTGGATAACACCGGCGAATTAATGCAGCAAGATTTCATGAAGAAATTCTTTAACACGGATAAAGACATTGTTGCCGGTCAGGTATACGGTTCTTTTGATCAAAAAGATGCCCGTGTTATTTATACTCCAACCACAAGCCATATCGGAAATCTAGTTTGCTCGGAGTCGGTTAGTTGCCTTCTTAGCTTTTTTGAATCAGCTATGCCAACCGGTACGAATATGGTCTCAACAAGCCAAATTTGGCAGTTTAAAGAGGGCTTTGACCTTTTGGCAATTTTGGCATTACTGTGCTTTGCAGTAAGCTTTGGCTATGTGCTTTTCTCCGGAAAATTATTCGGTTCGTTGGTATACGAAGGAAAAACGTCTTCTGTTAAGATGAACAAGCCCTTAAAATGGGTTGGTATCATTCTTTTAATAGCGATTCCAATGATAACGTTATATAGCATAGGACTGCCATTGACAACAATAAAGTCCAATCAGTTCTTCCCAATGGATTGGAGTAATTATTTTGTATGGCTCACCTTGATCAACGCAGCTATTATTTTGGTGTTGTTCCTGATCTGGCATTTTGCTTATGGTAAAAAGCATGGTGGCAGTTTGCAGAGTTACGGCATTTTAAATGATAATGTGAACTGGAAGCAGATTGTAAAATCGGCAGGATTTGCGGTTGCGATTGTCTTTGCTATATATGTAATTGTGAATTCTTGTTATTCTCTGTTCAATATAGACTTCCGCTTCTGGATATTCGCCATTAAGCCGATTACGACAGCCAGACTTGCCTACATTCTGGGCTATTTGTTATTGCTTCTTGTTTCATTTGGCATTTTAAATGTGGCGAGCGTTAGCTTTGCAGGGCTCTCAACGGACGATGACAGCAAACTGGGAGTTTTGAAACAATACGTGATTGGCTGGCTTATTGGTGCAGCGGGCTTTACAATCATCGTAGTGATCTATTATATGGGATTAAAGTTTAACCATTATCCGCCATTCTTCTACGGATTTGGCCCATTCCCTCAAGGGCATCCAAACTCTTTGGTATTTAGTATGAAGTTAATCACGATTGTTCCTCAGTTTACATTTGCTTCCATACTTAATACTGCATTTTATAGGAAGACCAAAAATGTTTATGTCGGGTCCTTTGTTGCAGCCCTTTTGCTGGCAATGATTGCGGTGACCGGAAATGCATTCACCTATTGA
- the araA gene encoding L-arabinose isomerase, with protein sequence MEEKTEKTFWFVVGSQFLYGQTVLDTVAARAKEMAEEMTKRLPFPLIYKGTVKDPAEATRLMKEANWDDSCCGVVTWCHTFSPSKMWIEGFRLLQKPHCHFATQYNRSIPNDEMDMDFMNLNQAAHGDREHGFISARMRLTRKVVMGYWQDEKPLKELETWMRAAVGYKASRELKVMRFGDNMREVAVTEGDKVEAQIKFGWQVNTWPVGELAEEIDRVSEADIDKKMAEYAERYEMATDSIDTVRYQAKEEIAMRCLFERESIHAFSNTFEDLYGMKQLPGLASQNLMADGYGYGGEGDWKVSAMTYIVKMMTAGMGGGTAFMEDYTYNLEKGREYSLGAHMLEVCPSVAAQKPRIEVHPLGIGNREPPARLVFEGHPGKAVVMTLVDMGNRFRLILQDIECIKPPFDMPNLPVARVMWKAQPDLCTGAKLWIMAGGAHHSVLSYDATAEMMTDWAEMNEIEMVHITKDSTVDGLKQQLFLNDLAWRLKC encoded by the coding sequence ATGGAAGAAAAGACCGAAAAAACATTTTGGTTTGTCGTCGGATCTCAATTTCTGTACGGACAAACTGTTCTGGATACAGTAGCTGCGAGAGCGAAAGAAATGGCTGAAGAAATGACAAAGCGTCTGCCGTTCCCTCTGATTTATAAAGGAACGGTGAAAGATCCTGCGGAAGCAACTCGGTTAATGAAAGAAGCCAACTGGGATGATAGCTGCTGTGGTGTCGTTACATGGTGTCACACCTTCAGCCCCAGCAAAATGTGGATAGAGGGCTTTCGCCTACTGCAAAAACCTCACTGTCATTTTGCCACACAGTATAACCGGTCTATTCCCAATGATGAAATGGACATGGATTTCATGAATCTCAACCAGGCGGCACACGGCGATCGTGAGCATGGATTTATCAGCGCAAGAATGCGACTGACGCGCAAGGTTGTCATGGGCTATTGGCAGGACGAAAAACCTTTGAAAGAACTTGAAACTTGGATGCGCGCTGCTGTCGGATACAAAGCCTCAAGGGAACTGAAAGTAATGCGCTTTGGCGATAATATGCGCGAGGTTGCGGTTACGGAAGGCGACAAGGTCGAGGCGCAAATCAAATTCGGATGGCAGGTCAACACCTGGCCGGTTGGCGAGCTGGCAGAGGAAATCGATCGGGTAAGCGAAGCCGATATTGATAAAAAAATGGCAGAATACGCCGAGCGTTATGAAATGGCCACGGACAGCATTGATACGGTGCGCTATCAGGCCAAAGAAGAAATCGCCATGCGGTGCCTGTTCGAACGGGAAAGCATCCATGCTTTCAGCAACACTTTTGAAGACCTTTATGGAATGAAGCAGCTGCCCGGGCTTGCCAGCCAGAATTTGATGGCAGACGGTTACGGCTATGGCGGAGAAGGTGACTGGAAAGTTAGTGCCATGACGTATATTGTCAAAATGATGACCGCCGGCATGGGCGGAGGTACCGCGTTTATGGAGGACTATACATATAATCTTGAAAAGGGAAGGGAATATTCGCTCGGCGCACATATGCTGGAGGTTTGTCCGTCGGTTGCGGCGCAGAAGCCGAGAATTGAAGTACACCCGTTGGGAATCGGCAACCGCGAACCACCTGCCCGTCTGGTTTTTGAAGGCCATCCAGGGAAAGCTGTTGTAATGACGCTGGTGGATATGGGTAATCGGTTTCGACTCATCCTTCAGGATATTGAATGCATTAAACCGCCTTTTGATATGCCGAATCTTCCGGTCGCCCGTGTTATGTGGAAAGCACAACCCGATTTGTGCACCGGCGCAAAGCTTTGGATTATGGCAGGCGGGGCACACCACAGTGTTCTCAGCTATGACGCAACCGCTGAGATGATGACGGACTGGGCAGAAATGAATGAAATTGAAATGGTACATATTACGAAAGATTCAACAGTCGATGGATTAAAACAGCAGCTGTTCCTCAATGATCTCGCCTGGAGGCTAAAATGTTAG
- a CDS encoding recombinase family protein, with amino-acid sequence MPLYSNGYGYNSIIDRLNALGKKTKGGRPCGKNSLCAILHNEKYTGSQFQKNHAP; translated from the coding sequence ATGCCTCTGTATAGCAATGGTTATGGCTATAATTCGATTATCGATCGTTTGAATGCTCTGGGCAAAAAAACGAAGGGAGGAAGACCCTGTGGAAAGAACAGCCTATGTGCAATTTTGCACAATGAAAAATATACCGGTAGTCAATTTCAAAAAAATCATGCACCTTAA
- a CDS encoding DUF1648 domain-containing protein produces MGACLFAFDYHWNSSSGFSENIPIHFNFTGHVDRYGSRTELLISSIVIIGVALLLWLSFMFLKKFTDRLNEKIYQTANWITIVTLSIICIVILVTVYCFTKAQVIPDFYKISAIVGGICDIVIANYILKYKQNSGDNISSS; encoded by the coding sequence TTGGGTGCTTGCCTTTTTGCCTTTGATTATCACTGGAATTCTTCTTCCGGATTTTCCGAAAACATTCCAATACATTTTAATTTTACAGGGCATGTAGACCGTTATGGAAGCCGTACTGAACTCCTTATTTCCTCAATTGTAATCATAGGCGTTGCACTTCTATTGTGGCTGTCATTTATGTTTCTTAAAAAATTCACGGATCGCCTAAATGAAAAGATCTATCAAACCGCTAATTGGATAACGATTGTTACTCTTTCAATTATTTGTATTGTGATATTGGTCACGGTTTATTGCTTCACAAAAGCACAAGTTATACCTGATTTTTACAAAATAAGTGCCATAGTGGGTGGCATTTGCGACATTGTAATTGCTAACTATATTCTAAAATACAAACAAAATAGCGGAGATAATATTTCCTCATCTTGA
- a CDS encoding LPXTG cell wall anchor domain-containing protein: MPISNGSSPETSNNTEAGNSPKTGDNSDSVLWIVLGISSLVGVAVILVVSREKKIKNTNNRQ; the protein is encoded by the coding sequence GTGCCGATAAGCAACGGGTCATCACCTGAGACCAGTAATAACACTGAGGCCGGCAATAGTCCTAAAACTGGAGATAACAGTGATAGTGTATTATGGATTGTGCTTGGCATAAGCTCTCTCGTTGGGGTGGCTGTTATATTGGTGGTATCCAGGGAAAAAAAGATAAAAAATACAAATAACCGGCAATGA
- a CDS encoding GntR family transcriptional regulator, producing MDSQKKYIQLYHSIADRIKKGDFSVGDKLPTEQDFAQEYGFSRQTVRQALSKLEADKIIYKIQGSGSFISDSVLSIKRTMRIAVITTYISTYIFPSILRGIETVATSAGYSILLKATNNSIAKEHSILENISVHDVDGVIVEGTKTALPNPNLSFYRSLADSNVPLVFVNGYYPELLETKRRNILYVVTDDYQGSYDLTSDLIRKGHTSIGGIFKSDDIQGIRRFSGYIDALVNNDIPVDDNHILWFNTETKFGIRQQLSDSCLPKECTAIVCYNDEITLQALESINYQNQTVTALRSFDGTISSQQCSLNFFSLPHPKEALGLLATKKLIHLINGEDEKSAVLPWEDN from the coding sequence ATGGATTCGCAGAAGAAGTACATACAGCTTTATCATTCAATTGCCGATCGCATCAAAAAGGGTGATTTTTCTGTCGGAGATAAACTGCCGACCGAGCAAGATTTTGCCCAGGAATATGGTTTCAGCAGACAAACCGTTCGTCAGGCGCTCTCCAAGCTTGAGGCAGACAAAATCATCTACAAGATTCAGGGCAGTGGTTCCTTTATTTCAGATTCTGTCCTTTCGATAAAAAGGACCATGCGCATTGCGGTAATTACCACCTATATCAGCACCTATATTTTTCCTTCCATTCTCCGTGGGATCGAAACTGTGGCAACTTCCGCCGGTTATTCCATTCTGCTGAAAGCCACCAATAACAGCATTGCAAAAGAACACAGCATATTAGAGAATATTTCCGTTCATGATGTCGACGGAGTGATCGTAGAAGGAACAAAAACCGCGCTTCCAAATCCAAACCTGTCTTTCTACCGTTCACTCGCAGACAGCAATGTCCCCCTTGTTTTTGTCAACGGCTATTATCCTGAGCTTCTGGAAACAAAACGGCGCAACATTCTTTATGTTGTAACGGATGATTATCAGGGCAGTTACGACCTGACATCCGATCTCATCCGGAAAGGTCATACTTCTATCGGCGGCATTTTTAAAAGCGACGATATCCAAGGAATACGCCGTTTTTCCGGCTATATTGATGCTTTAGTCAACAATGATATTCCGGTAGACGACAATCATATTCTTTGGTTCAACACCGAGACGAAATTTGGGATTCGACAGCAGCTTTCCGACTCCTGCCTTCCAAAAGAATGCACAGCAATCGTGTGTTATAATGATGAAATCACTCTGCAGGCTCTGGAATCGATAAACTACCAAAATCAAACCGTCACGGCTCTTCGCTCTTTCGACGGCACCATATCTTCGCAACAGTGCAGTCTCAATTTTTTCTCTTTGCCGCATCCGAAGGAAGCACTGGGCCTGCTGGCAACCAAAAAGCTGATCCACCTCATAAACGGTGAAGATGAAAAAAGCGCCGTCCTTCCCTGGGAAGATAACTAA
- a CDS encoding alcohol dehydrogenase catalytic domain-containing protein — protein MIPKAIQHTILLAVKAKGGVIRNYPMIPGIDVSGTIVSSNTDAFQVGQEVLVTGLEMGMTHTGGFSEYVQVPEEWIVPLPKGLSLRDTMVIGTAGFTAALSIDALENMGMTKSEQPEILVTGASGGVGSVQFGFYRKAATQKSLH, from the coding sequence GTGATTCCAAAGGCAATTCAACACACCATACTGTTGGCGGTGAAAGCTAAGGGTGGGGTTATTCGCAATTATCCGATGATACCGGGAATTGATGTTAGCGGAACCATTGTATCTTCCAACACAGACGCATTTCAAGTGGGCCAAGAGGTTTTGGTGACTGGCTTGGAGATGGGCATGACACATACTGGCGGTTTTTCTGAGTATGTACAAGTTCCCGAAGAATGGATTGTCCCACTGCCAAAAGGACTTTCTTTGCGTGACACAATGGTAATCGGCACAGCAGGCTTTACCGCTGCCCTTTCTATTGATGCTCTGGAAAATATGGGAATGACGAAATCCGAACAGCCTGAAATTTTGGTAACTGGAGCTTCTGGCGGCGTGGGAAGTGTGCAATTCGGCTTTTATCGCAAAGCGGCTACACAAAAATCACTACACTAA
- a CDS encoding xylulokinase, protein MDEKEQIIRELEGGQTCLGIELGSTRIKATLIDSHFHTIAEGSQDWQNQLVDGMWTYSLESIWKNLQKCFAGLMSDVWNRYNRKLTSVGAMGISAMMHGYMVFNKKEELMVPFRTWRNTITDEAAKQLTSLFEYNIPQRWCIAHLYQAMLNGESHVPQIDYLTTLAGYIHWRLTGSRVIGVGDASGMFPIDSSTCNYYAKMTRQFDSLVSEKGYPWRLQGILPTVLTAGQKAGMLTPEGAKLLDPTGTLLPGIPFCPPEGDAGTGMVATNSVKKQTGNISAGTSVFGMVVLEKALKNVYPEIDLVTTPAGESVAMVHCNNCTSDIDAWVALFREFAESTGKPISKHDIYDLLYNQALKGDTDCGGVISFNYLSGEPIAGLDEGRPLLVRRPDANWSLANLMRAQLYSACATLRLGMDILFSKENVRIESITGHGGFFKTPGVGQRIMSTALNTPVTVLETAGEGGPWGMAVLAAFCLERGENESLSEYLDSRVFQNSEKNTVLPDAEDVRGFNQFLQVYKNCLSIEKAAVLQL, encoded by the coding sequence ATGGATGAGAAAGAACAGATAATACGTGAGCTGGAGGGCGGGCAAACCTGTCTGGGAATTGAACTGGGGTCCACACGAATCAAGGCAACGCTCATAGACAGTCATTTTCACACGATTGCCGAAGGAAGTCAGGACTGGCAAAATCAGCTTGTCGATGGGATGTGGACATATTCTCTCGAGAGTATTTGGAAAAACCTGCAAAAGTGCTTTGCTGGTCTTATGTCAGATGTATGGAACCGATATAACAGAAAGCTGACATCTGTCGGTGCCATGGGAATTTCAGCAATGATGCACGGGTATATGGTTTTCAATAAAAAGGAAGAGCTGATGGTTCCTTTCCGCACATGGCGCAACACGATTACGGATGAGGCAGCAAAGCAGCTCACCAGCTTGTTTGAGTACAATATCCCTCAACGGTGGTGTATTGCCCATTTGTATCAGGCTATGTTGAACGGTGAATCGCATGTCCCGCAAATTGATTATCTTACTACCCTGGCTGGATATATCCATTGGCGGCTGACCGGCAGCCGGGTGATTGGCGTCGGCGATGCGAGCGGAATGTTTCCGATTGACAGTTCCACCTGCAATTATTATGCGAAAATGACACGGCAGTTTGACAGTCTTGTATCAGAAAAAGGATATCCGTGGAGACTCCAGGGTATTCTGCCTACAGTGCTGACAGCTGGACAGAAGGCGGGAATGCTGACACCGGAAGGTGCCAAACTGCTCGATCCAACGGGAACACTTTTGCCGGGTATTCCTTTCTGTCCACCGGAGGGTGATGCCGGAACAGGTATGGTGGCTACTAACAGTGTCAAAAAGCAGACGGGCAACATCAGTGCTGGAACCAGTGTCTTTGGCATGGTGGTTTTGGAAAAAGCATTGAAAAATGTTTACCCCGAAATTGACCTTGTTACGACGCCGGCCGGCGAAAGCGTGGCTATGGTACACTGCAACAACTGTACCAGCGACATTGACGCGTGGGTGGCGCTGTTCCGAGAGTTCGCAGAAAGCACTGGCAAGCCAATCAGCAAGCACGATATCTATGATCTTCTTTATAATCAAGCGCTGAAAGGCGACACCGACTGTGGCGGCGTGATTTCTTTCAATTATCTTTCAGGCGAGCCGATTGCTGGCTTGGATGAAGGCAGGCCGTTGCTTGTAAGACGCCCGGACGCGAATTGGTCGCTGGCAAACTTGATGCGGGCACAGCTGTACTCGGCCTGCGCAACGCTTCGGCTGGGAATGGATATTTTGTTTTCGAAGGAAAATGTTCGGATAGAAAGTATTACCGGGCACGGTGGATTTTTCAAAACTCCTGGTGTCGGGCAGCGGATTATGTCCACGGCGCTCAATACGCCTGTGACTGTGCTGGAGACGGCAGGAGAAGGCGGGCCTTGGGGAATGGCAGTTCTAGCTGCATTTTGTCTCGAACGAGGGGAGAACGAGTCGCTAAGCGAATACCTTGACTCCCGTGTTTTTCAAAACAGCGAAAAAAATACAGTTCTGCCCGATGCAGAAGACGTCAGGGGGTTCAATCAGTTTTTGCAGGTGTATAAAAATTGTCTTTCAATAGAAAAAGCGGCAGTGCTCCAGCTCTAG
- the araD gene encoding L-ribulose-5-phosphate 4-epimerase, with amino-acid sequence MLEELKEKVCRANLLLQKYGLVTFTWGNVSGIDRESGYIVIKPSGVEYETMKPEDMVVVSLRTGETVEGRYKPSSDTDTHLVLYREFPNIGGVVHTHSRWATTFAQSGLGVPPLGTTHGDYFYGEIPCTRKMTAKEIGGRYEWETGNVIVETFRERSYEEIPAVLVHSHGPFAWGTDPQNAVHNAVVLEEVACMAWQNLLLNRAQPAMQQELLDKHYLRKHGEHAYYGQDTLGRNPNG; translated from the coding sequence ATGTTAGAGGAACTAAAGGAGAAGGTCTGCCGAGCCAATCTCCTTCTACAAAAATACGGTCTTGTCACATTCACCTGGGGCAATGTCAGTGGAATCGACAGGGAGTCGGGTTATATAGTGATTAAGCCCAGCGGGGTGGAGTACGAGACAATGAAACCGGAGGATATGGTAGTCGTCAGCCTGCGTACCGGCGAAACCGTCGAGGGCCGATACAAGCCATCGTCGGACACGGATACTCATTTGGTACTTTATCGGGAATTTCCTAACATTGGTGGCGTTGTTCACACCCACAGCCGATGGGCTACCACTTTTGCGCAGAGTGGTCTGGGCGTTCCGCCGCTTGGAACAACACACGGCGACTATTTTTATGGGGAAATTCCTTGTACAAGAAAGATGACGGCCAAAGAGATTGGAGGGCGGTATGAGTGGGAGACCGGCAACGTGATCGTGGAAACCTTCCGGGAACGCTCTTATGAAGAGATTCCTGCCGTTTTAGTTCACAGTCACGGCCCGTTCGCTTGGGGGACTGACCCCCAAAATGCAGTACACAATGCGGTTGTGCTAGAGGAAGTCGCCTGTATGGCATGGCAGAACCTTCTGCTAAATCGTGCGCAGCCTGCTATGCAGCAGGAGCTTTTGGATAAACACTACCTCAGAAAACACGGTGAACATGCCTATTATGGCCAAGATACGCTGGGGAGGAATCCCAATGGATGA
- a CDS encoding MarR family winged helix-turn-helix transcriptional regulator — MLNCLWNHGELTPKQIGELLVLEASSTSGILDLMQKNDLINRSIHPDNRRAILVTTTKKADELHQPVEKFVKDMNHHFMANLSDDEKDLLSKALIHIIQINKPEKPFH, encoded by the coding sequence GTGTTGAATTGCCTTTGGAATCACGGAGAACTCACACCCAAACAAATTGGTGAACTGCTCGTGTTAGAAGCATCTTCTACCTCTGGTATTCTTGACCTTATGCAGAAAAATGATTTAATAAACCGCAGCATACATCCTGATAATAGGCGAGCAATTCTTGTTACTACAACAAAGAAAGCCGACGAATTACACCAACCAGTTGAAAAATTTGTTAAGGATATGAACCATCACTTTATGGCCAATCTTTCAGATGATGAAAAGGACTTGCTTTCAAAGGCTCTTATACACATCATTCAAATAAATAAGCCAGAAAAGCCCTTCCATTGA